A DNA window from Haliovirga abyssi contains the following coding sequences:
- a CDS encoding ABC transporter ATP-binding protein has product MAKVVLKDMEKTYPNGFKAVHGHNLEIKDGEFMVFVGPSGCAKSTTLRMIAGLEEITGGTVAIGDTIVNELPPKDRGIAMVFQNYALYPHMNVYDNMAFGLKLAKTPKEEIDKRVKNAAEILGITDLLDRKPKEMSGGQRQRVAVGRAIVRDPEVFLFDEPLSNLDAQLRVHMRVEITKLHKRLKTTMIYVTHDQVEAMTMGDRICVMELGVIKQVDTPLKLYNEPQNKFVAGFIGSPSMNIVEAKLEKEGDTTYVVTEHMKLRLPKEKADKVQKYVGKEVWFGIRPEHIGSHETHPDEKDNYVKSEIYVVEQMGNEVFVYFTPGKNQYIARLGSEGVTVKSGQKYELWFDTTKCHIFDKETEENISL; this is encoded by the coding sequence ATGGCAAAGGTAGTTTTGAAAGATATGGAAAAAACATACCCAAATGGATTTAAAGCGGTACATGGACACAATTTGGAAATAAAAGATGGAGAATTTATGGTATTTGTAGGACCATCTGGTTGCGCAAAATCAACAACATTAAGAATGATAGCAGGGCTAGAAGAGATAACAGGAGGAACAGTAGCAATAGGAGATACAATAGTAAATGAGTTGCCGCCAAAAGACAGAGGAATAGCAATGGTATTCCAAAATTATGCCTTGTATCCACATATGAATGTATATGATAATATGGCATTTGGTCTTAAATTAGCAAAAACACCAAAAGAAGAGATAGATAAAAGAGTAAAAAATGCGGCAGAAATATTAGGAATAACAGATCTATTAGATAGAAAACCAAAAGAGATGTCAGGAGGACAAAGACAAAGAGTAGCAGTAGGTAGAGCAATAGTAAGAGATCCAGAAGTATTTTTATTTGATGAACCATTGTCAAATTTGGATGCCCAATTAAGAGTGCATATGAGAGTGGAGATAACAAAATTACATAAGAGATTAAAGACAACAATGATATATGTAACACATGACCAAGTAGAAGCGATGACAATGGGAGATAGAATATGTGTAATGGAATTAGGAGTAATAAAACAAGTGGACACTCCATTAAAATTATATAACGAACCACAAAACAAATTTGTAGCAGGATTTATAGGAAGTCCATCAATGAATATAGTAGAAGCAAAACTAGAAAAAGAAGGAGATACAACATATGTAGTAACAGAACATATGAAATTAAGATTGCCAAAAGAAAAAGCAGATAAAGTACAAAAATATGTAGGGAAAGAAGTATGGTTTGGAATAAGACCAGAACATATAGGAAGTCATGAAACACATCCAGATGAAAAAGATAATTATGTGAAATCAGAAATATATGTAGTAGAACAAATGGGAAATGAAGTATTTGTATATTTCACACCAGGAAAAAATCAATATATAGCAAGATTAGGAAGTGAAGGAGTAACAGTAAAATCAGGACAAAAATATGAATTATGGTTTGATACAACTAAATGCCATATATTTGATAAAGAGACAGAAGAAAATATAAGTTTATAA